The genomic interval TATAAAAAGGATTATTAATGTTATAGGCGACGGTCTGAGGGGGTTTAATCATTCGAATAAAAGGTGAAATTATTAAATAGTTAAGGATCTAAAATTTGACAGATTtatgccattcattcattcatatttatttacacgAATCTAATGATGGATTAACATACAAACGTGTTTGATTCAGtctaataaatataaacatgactTGAATAATGTAATAACAGGAAATgcctctttttaaaatgtattttattttattgtatcaaTAATATTTCAACCTagtttaactttatttacaacACGTTTGTTTAATTACAGCGTGATAAGAACACTTTTCTAACGAAATTACGACAGattatttatcttttctttattttaagataaatcattttttcatcatcacataACAGAGCTGAGCAAACGACCTCTAATTTCAATTAAAGTAAAAcgaaataataatttgaagtGTTTTTAGTTATTGTATAATCAGCGGCTTCTCTGCTGTGATGAAGCCGCAGCAGAGTTCTCTCACCTCGGCCTCTGCTCCACAGTGAcccccgctgctgctgcagctgctgttcaTCCagtcctgatgatgatgatgatgatgatgaagaagatcgTTTGTCTCCATTTTAAACGCGCTCAGTCTCATTtctcttaaaaaataaaaaataagttgaACACGAGACGGGACCGGGAGGTGACCCGCGTCTCCTGACGATTTATAACCGGGACTGGAGTTTCAtcacaggagcaggagcaggagcaggagcaggaggtgcGGTGTCTCCACAGTGACTGAACTGtgtcacctgctgctgcagcttcttcttTCCTTCAGTCTCTAAACCAATCAACTGCCTCCTTTTGTTCCCGCACGCGCTCACATCTTCGTCTGAATAACGTCAACACAAGACTCCGCCCCCGTTACCTGTCGAATCTGTGACGTCACCCTGACAACAGAGGAAAAGGCCCATACCTccaaattacattacattacattacatgtcatttagcagacgcttttatccaaagcgacttacaatggcattgagtacaatcagccaggggtggagtcgaacttgcgaccatgatatctttcgcacacagggtaaaTGCATAAAAGTTCTCTATACTTTGTACTAATATTAAATTGTGTATAAAAATGGTTAAGATGAGACACatttcataattaaaaaaataaaaattcatgtTCGTAACAGACTTCAACATCGAGACATAAATGagagaaaacttgttttatttattgacacagaaaacaaacgtgTACACAGTTAAACCGATTTAAGTTTACCACAATAAAAGCTCTAAAAAGACACTTTCACGGTGGAGGTGCATATTGTAACACACTGACATCTGCTGGCGAACTCATGCCACTACAGCCTAAAACAATTAATGTACAACCTATGTTCAAAAAACAGAATACTGTTAATTTAACACGAATTTTTATGAAAACAGGTGAATAATCAATGTGCTTATTTTCCGCAACACAAAATGGcgtctgataaaaaatatatacatacatacatattcaaTCGAGAAATTGACGTATTGACGTCCCGGTGTTAGCAGTGACAGTTAGCCGGTAGCTTCTGTGGTGAGCTTAGCATTTACGTCCAGTTTCAAGTAACTCATAGCTCTCGTTAGCTCCCGTTAGCTCGTAGCTTCCTTTAGCTCCCTTGGGTCGTCAGGTTCCGGCGGTCATTCTCCTCCGTTCGCTACCACCTGACCCGTGTACTCACATAGCTGTTAGCATCGGTTAGCTGGTTACTCGTGTTAACTTCAGTTTGGCCCACGGGACGTTTTAAGCGTCTGTATATCTGCCGTTTAACCAACATTTCCAGCTGTAAGCATCTGTTATCCGGTAGCTTCGATTAGCTGCTGTAGGGCCCGCAGTTGACTTGTAGGTGTTAGCATACGTTAGCCGCTAGGTTCTATTAGCCGCCGTTTGACCCATAGTACGTATCAGCCGGTAGCGTTTGTTAGCTGTTGGTTGACCGGTGTTACTTTTTGAGCTGTTAGCGCCCGTTAGCCGGTAGCCTCGATTAGCAGCTGTTTGAGCCGCAGTACGTTTAGCTCCTGTTAGCCCTCGTTAGAACTCAAGGGCAGTGGAGCGTCGTTTTCAACAGTTTTGACATATTCAAGTGTCTTTCTTTTAAACCACTTAGTTGATAATTTAACCTCGTAGCTGAAGGTACGTTTGCTAACGATAATATGATATAAATTGAACGAGTAATTGTGAGTTTTTGCTgcaaaaaatgattaaaataattgtaaataactaAGTGAATACTACGGATTGCAAATATCACTTGATGTTTTAAAATGGCGTATTTGTTCGGTTGTTTTATTCaagtaaaatgtaataaaataaagatacaaTTTAgagtaaataaaattaaaatcaatgTATGTTATGGGTTTTACACTAAACACAGCTTTACCAAACATTTTCcccaaaatgttttctttaaacacTTTAGTTTGAACGCGACACCTGTCTCAACACAGAAGAAATTAAATAATGCAAAATTATACCTTGATGTTGGTATTTCATCCAAATGTATGTTCAGTTTTAAAGGATTATCCCAGTGTAATTTGTCTAATCAATTAAGTTAAAACATGAAGAGTTATTTCGCTTATGGTCTGTTTAAAGTTTTTATTCTGTCCAAACCCCACTTTCAGTCTTGAATTCagatttgttattgttataatttGCATATTATGTGAAATTTGCTCATGATGGAATTACGTACAGGAGTAATGACGCGCTGTCGGGGTTATAAGGCGATGGTAATaccctggacctttaaataaagtttgtatttgttgacctgtgtgtgttcagatgcCTCTGCCTAAGAAACTGATGAAGGGCGTGATCGTGGTGGAGCTGCTGGGCGTCTGTGGAGCGTACGCTCTCTTTCACAAAATGAACAACAGTCGAGGTTTGACGTCAGCCGATGAGATCTTTATGTGGATGgatgttttcactttaaaactTATCATATCCTTAAGACATACACTGGtaaatttaaaagtaaataataaaaaaaaaacacttaatccacattttgttttcctgcagatTTCAGAAACACCATGAATACGAAGTTCCCTTCGATTCTTGAAGGTaagaaaacatgtgtttatttgagtCTTGTTTATGGActtatttatgtaaatatttgtgtaAATCTCCTGAAAAACCTGATTCATACTGAAACGGTTTTTACTCAAGTGTAAAATCGTCATCAGGAAACATTTTTAGCCTCTTTATATAACAGATCATTATAGATTTACAATAGAAGAAAATCTGCTAGGGTTTTCTTTCTTATGAAAccgtgtaaaaacaacaacatgatcaGCTGACCGctcctgtctcctcccagtTTACTACCAGTCCAATGAGTGGGCGGGGATTCACGGAATCCGAGAGCGAGACGTTGAAGTGTGGTCGACCAAACACGACTGAAGGCGTCTGTTTGTAAAAAAGTTCACActcgtgatgatgatgatgaactacttcctcctcttcttgttgttgttgttgttgccgccGAGCGTCTTGCCTCCTGCCTTGCCTCTGGCGAACGTCGGCCTCCTCTTGTTGAACACCGCCTTCTTCTTGCGCAGCGTCTTGACGTCGCGGCCCTGGATCCAGTCGTCGCGCTGAGACTCCCACTTCAGCTGCTTCACacctgagagagagcgagcgagaggaCGTTGCACAACTTTCACAAGTTTTGTAGAAACAACTATGTGTAAAACTACGTGTAAACATTTACGGCAGAAGTCTGAACTTGGGAGTGACGTCACAAACAACAAAGCAACATGTCTACGactaataaaagtaaaatgtgtacgactgatttatgACACTTTTCCACTTAGCCTTGATTGGCTTTTTGCAAAATTTTCCACTTGGGTGGAAACTTAAATTAATGAGGATTGTCGCATTGGAAAATAAGATTTCACAACTTTGCAACCACGTTTTTactgaatattaaatatttaaatgtatagttGCTGGTGTCCAAACTCCACTCAAAACAAGACTGAACTGGATCTGAAATGAACGAGTGAGACGTCGGTTTCCCACGTTAAAACACTGGCTTTGGTCTCACCTGCTCGGTCTGTGGTTGCCATGGCGTTCAGGCCCACATTGTCGAACTTGGAGCCGGCGTTTTCGTCCAGCAGAGAACCaaactgaacacaaacaaacatttccacGCGTTATATTTGTGGTTTTTAACAGCAGTACTGAAACCACATTCAAGgtctgacacttttttttattattattattattattattattattactacatgaGATTAGGAGACAATCATTTTCATCTCACCTCTTCAGCTGAAGCAAACATGGCTccgtctttctttcctttcttcttcttccctgatTTAGAGTCtgtgagaagaaagaaaatagcacattaaaatgaaacaaacggGATGATTTTGATGCGTCAAATACGGTAGATTATCTAATCTCGTCGCTGACCAGAGAAGGATCCAGAGAAGTTGAGCTCCTCCGATGATTTCCTCTTCCCCTTCCTGGTTTGAGGAGTGACGTCTGGAGCTTCTGTTTCATCGTCTGAATCTGGAAAATTTGTTTTGCATGAGTTTGTTgcacaaagttgttttttgttgcatataaaacattaaactttGAGTTATTAGTGTGTGATGAAGACATTTAAGTGTCAATGAAATCGTTCTCACCATCGAACGCAACATCGTCATCAAACTCTGGAGCtgaaaaagagcaaagaaacgatAAAGAATAAGgtttaaatcattgtttcaAACTAACAGAAAacatttgtctgtttatttatttactgccTTCGTCTtcttcgtcgtcgtcgtcttctcCGCCTCCGTCTGGGTCCATGAAAGCCCCGCCCTCGTCCTCCAGCTCGTCTCCAAAGTCCTCCTCGTCCATGCTGCCCAGAGAGACCTCCTCGTCGTCCAGGTCGTCGTCGTCCATGTCCGAGTCATCGGCGTCTGAGTCGTCGgcgtctttctttccttttttactcTTCACATTCCTGAGAAACgacgagaaaaaaaagtcaggaatcaaaaaaaaaaaacacctgagaaACAgattcaattaaaacaaatgtttgaaaagTTTTTCTGATGTTTGTCACAATCGTTTTTAGACAGAACGAAAGAAAATCGGCAGACcataaaatgatgtaaaaacatcGTTAAAACCTCCGAGTGAGACGCCAAAaacatcgtaaaaaaaaaaaattgaaatcgtttttttttaatttatggcAAGTTGTCAAAGAATTTACAAACGTTTTCCTACGACATCGAAGTATACGATTTCAGAAGGAAGTCAAAAAAGTGAAAACGTAAGAATGTAGGACGACATGGGAATCACCGGAGAAACCGGTGTATCGCAAAATACAGAgtcataaatacaaatacaaaatcatAAATTGCAATCTTTTCACACAGctccagtgagagtgagcactttggcaccatctagtggactgattttttttattcatttgtaacatcagttaaaaaacattatatGCAAAAAGGCGATataatattgcgatattttacGGTATCGTTCCACCTCCCCCGCCGTAAGAccgtatttttttaatcatagagtaagaaaaaaaaagacattttccaaaACGTGAAGGTGTAGTAAcgtaaaaaggtaaacatgtcgTAATATAGTATTTGCTGAACCTTTTGACGTTTGGCTACACGTAAAAACATGGTCAACTCTCTGACGTTGTATCGTAGGTTTTCTGTTgcgacacaaaacaaaaaaatgcgaCTAAAAGCTGAAGACTCACCCTGCGAAGTCCAGATCGTTGTTGCCCAGGTCGGTGAAATACGAGTCTCCTTCACACGAATCTGACCAACAACAAAAGCCACACaccaaatattacattttaaaaaaaaaaacaaaagaaaaagtttgcCGACTCTTTACAGAAGTTGTGGGAAGCGCCTCGGCACGTCTGCGTCACTCACCGAGGATTTTCTCAAACTCCTCGTCGTCCACGTCGTCCACGCTCTCGTCGTCTCCGTCTCTGCGCGGACGACGGATTTGTTTCTCCTGACGACGTTTCTTAAAGAATCTGACGAGACGACGTCAGTGTCAAAGAACCTTGTTAATCTTTATTATATATGTTTAGACATTTTGTTCCATTTCTATGCTCTaaaataaagtctaatctaatctagttTAAGATTACTATCAGGGTGACAAGTGTacgtcacaaaacaaaaaaaaggaaacattttttgttaaaaaaaaagtcttcaacaacaacaacgtaaaAACTCATCTAATCTCTGATTACTATAAAAACGATAAATTGGTGATTAACTTCCTGTCAAACGTGATCCGATGAATACAGAAGATAAAAGTCAGTGACTCACCGATGGAAGAAAATCTCGTCCACAGGAATCTGACTTTCTTCTTTAGACAGAAACTCGTCACAGTTCACTGAGaccagagacacaaacagtcaAAACCAGATCTAACAACAAAACGACACAAACGTAACACAAACGTAACACAGTAACTAACTTCTCACCGGGTACAGAGTTGAACCGTGACTTGTGTTTGGGCCTCAGCGCGGCAGAGTCTGTGTTTTCTGATCAAAGCAAAAACGACTTTTATTACAAGACTTTTCAATGATATTCAACAggaatgtaacaaaaaaacatgaaatattgtaaaaaatcaTTTATCGCtgtgtcaaaaacatcataacaTTTTGTCACTTAATgtgtcaaatgaaaaaaaatattttactagactgtgttgataaaaaaacatgaaatattgtGAAAATCTGTGTATTTTACGACCAAACATGCAAAATAAACATCATCAGCTGTGAAATGATGAAAGAGATATTTTTTGCTCACGTTGTCCCTTCAGCTGTTTCGGGTTTCTGAAGACGAATCGATCCAGGAAGCGAGTGAGAGTGAAATCCTGTAGTGGATCCCCAGAGTACAGGATGACTCCGCCCTGAGGAAGAAACATCaacaaaatcatcatcatcaacattatatacaataacaataataataaaaagtacaattatttaatttttacctGCAGGATTGTTTTTGCAAACAGCGACACAGACGGATGAAAGTGCAGCgagagctggaaaaaaaagaaatcaaaactttttaataaaagctacaaaaaacaacaaaatgtcaaaaaacacGTCAAATGTAAGTCgtaaaatcccaaaacacattttgccACAGAAAAGTTAATAGCGTAGCAATGTGTCTAAAACAGTcgcaaaaaaattaaaatagtcTCAGTATGgtaaaatgacaagaaaagCTCGTACAAAAGTCGCAGCAGATTTAGACGTCAAAAATCAAACAGTATAGATtcaaaaaaaggcacaaaaaagAATCACGAAAACACCACAGTTTaataaattatttctttttaaaggcaaagcatatatatatatatatatatatatatatatcgatgTGTCGTGACCCTGCGCCGCTAACGTTAGTCGTACCCGCTGTAGCTCCCACAGCGTTGTGTAGTCCGCGCCGCAGAACATCGGGTTTCTGTGCAGCGGGTCGTACGTCTGCGCCGCTTTCCCTCCCGatgctaaacaggaagtgaagttttgaaaacatgaaaaataataaatcgtTACGACAACAACATGGAGTACGGTAAATGTCAATTTTATCGTAaactgtatcacacacacacacacaccttccaggTTGTGGTGATGAACCCATGATGCAGCAGGTTTAGCGTGTGCCGACTCAGCGTTTCCTCCTTCCTGGACTTTATCTGCGTCCACAAAgttctcctcttcatcatcgtTTTCCTCGGCCATATCtttaaactcctcctcctctccgtcCTGACAAGAACAACAACGTTACAAAACAAAGTGTAACCATGACGACTTTAAATCCTTTAGTTAacttttgatttaattaaaaaaaatacgatactaatacatttaaattcaccATGACAATCAAAACTAAACGTCTGTATCTTTTGAAAAATGCTGTTTCTCTTTCAAACTCATCTCGATTTCCTTTGCTCCACATTCTTGAATTCAAATCAATCGTTTAACGCGATGTAATGAATTTACTTTGTtgctacaaaataaacaatcttAGTTTCCACAATAAAAGACTTTTGAACTAATAAAATatgatgtaataaataaattataaataatgattatgtataataaaataatgacacatttacataAGAAAAAacgggtgaaaaaaaaaacgttctcTCGCCTCGGTCTCCTGCAGCAGGATCTTCAGGCCGGGCTTGGCCTTCATGACCTCTGACACCAGGAAGAGGGCGCCGCAGGCGAAGCTGGCGCTCTGCTCGGCGCTGACCTGCAGCAGACGCTTGACGAAGGCTTTGATCCGCCGCAGCACGATGTCGGCCTTCAGAGACTTGTACAGGAGGTTGAGGAACATGCTCTGTCTGGAGGACGACGACAGACCAGGGTCCAACAACTTcctgcagaagaagaaagacgtgttataagaacatgttcatgtcttcatctcactgtgagacagacttttccaacaggaagctCAAGTTTGtaacccactcactctcccacaccaaaccccacagagaaaatcagtgatttaagctcacagggacacaggagctgctggtctactgctgcctcgtgtggtcactgtgtgtcactgaagtaaatgtgaatgaagaaaagctggacaaaataagacatttgaacttagtgatggaggcagcagtggatcaacaactcctgtgtgtgtgatgttaaaatcaccgACATCATTATCTGACGTAAAACAACG from Solea solea chromosome 17, fSolSol10.1, whole genome shotgun sequence carries:
- the LOC131443923 gene encoding protein CEBPZOS-like — protein: MPLPKKLMKGVIVVELLGVCGAYALFHKMNNSRDFRNTMNTKFPSILEVYYQSNEWAGIHGIRERDVEVWSTKHD